From a single Bacteroidota bacterium genomic region:
- a CDS encoding SBBP repeat-containing protein has protein sequence MTRGTVANMSTGYDIHTVKIDTLMNVLWDVDYSSSGNHDDEGNALAIDPSNGNVYVGGFKDVSGQGTDFVTLMYNDAGSLQWSAMWNDTADGGDTVKALVVDASGNVTVTGSAWNGSSLDYHTVQYDDTGTLLWERSFNDKYNFTDAPMDIALTSDNGVVVTGQSLNPDSTWSYVTVKYLAHEFILPVDSDSVSTSLRWLTNRDQLLDTDTNLVERVKYYSNQCYPNLYFMADTLSYVFFQGVDTTNNDTLHRIDMTFNGANAAQKLLPMDKESYWNNYYLGHIPEGRPFVSLHDRLVKQEVWPNIDVVYSSNQRGLKYYIVVHPGGETGAISLEYHGYDALSVDGNEALVIESSIGELVQPQALAYEMDANGELDLLAWQPEYLVSGGEVTFDAIGSWTGDLVIEVNWGYVSYEAVGAKRWWGTYLGGSGNEFAYDLTIDQADNLYVAGSTGSSNFPIYGGSIYQPTFGGNIDAFVGKFNNQYHREWISYFGGNGEDQGYGVAHDLNSGTVFLCGETNSSNPSIPFPYQLSISGSYQDVLIKGYIAGFDDFTGSINWLTGFGGLGTTCKKIKTDVDGNIFVVGNSEQQSHLVTCTPPTGFFPICVPGSAYGQELRGSMSSISQDGFIVKFTHDRSLYWSTFFGGEESENLHGLAIDDARDLLYIVGSTSSSTVLFTTDPFPTWNHSGYFQDLNIPSIAGDVDGFIAQFSTNGEPNWSTFFGGTGNDEITDVEVSDAPNSEGYLMICGHTTSDTYAATMNLEPGFGNEGFPHFNGGLAFDEAYGGGDHDPFGAMFDDKGDCIWSSYLGGTEDEGIHFRSPSISVTESGAFYIGGFTYCGSNSSAQYPHFVTNSSFRSQPTHAGVSAANLVGDAYLFRFNNNAQFEFGTYFGGNDLLHTPQGANDILGAIECDDSHVYLAGGTSSNSNFPLSRPFSNSYYSSAIGVPSQTSSSAFLAQIQVDPFVGIAAPPTQLPGISIYPNPSAGKVTLAWQSKMPSKVLISVYNSFGQLILQNDGSEVIGANQQVIDLTGQAPSLYIVNIRSKNGEFSAKVILL, from the coding sequence TTGACCAGAGGCACAGTCGCCAACATGAGCACGGGCTACGACATCCATACGGTCAAAATCGACACCTTAATGAATGTGCTTTGGGATGTGGACTATTCTTCCTCAGGCAACCACGACGACGAAGGCAACGCCCTCGCCATCGACCCGAGCAATGGCAACGTCTATGTCGGCGGATTTAAAGATGTTTCAGGGCAAGGAACGGACTTCGTGACCTTGATGTACAATGACGCAGGCAGCCTTCAATGGTCCGCGATGTGGAATGATACCGCCGATGGCGGCGACACGGTCAAAGCTTTGGTCGTGGATGCAAGTGGCAACGTAACCGTCACAGGTTCAGCATGGAATGGCAGCAGCTTGGATTACCATACGGTTCAATACGACGATACGGGCACCCTTCTTTGGGAACGTAGCTTCAACGACAAATACAATTTCACGGATGCGCCCATGGACATCGCCCTCACGAGCGACAATGGCGTGGTGGTGACCGGACAAAGCCTAAACCCAGACAGCACTTGGAGTTATGTCACCGTCAAGTACTTGGCGCATGAATTTATCTTGCCCGTGGACAGCGACAGCGTCTCGACGAGCCTTCGATGGCTCACCAACCGCGATCAGCTGCTCGATACAGACACCAACTTGGTGGAGCGGGTCAAGTATTACAGCAACCAATGTTATCCCAATCTCTATTTCATGGCGGACACGCTCAGTTACGTGTTTTTCCAAGGCGTAGATACCACCAACAATGACACCCTCCACCGCATCGACATGACCTTCAACGGCGCCAATGCTGCACAAAAGCTCCTGCCGATGGACAAAGAAAGCTACTGGAACAACTATTACCTCGGTCATATCCCCGAAGGCAGACCCTTCGTTTCCCTCCACGACCGCCTCGTCAAGCAAGAAGTTTGGCCCAACATCGACGTGGTCTATTCCAGCAATCAACGCGGATTGAAATACTACATTGTCGTCCATCCTGGTGGGGAAACTGGCGCCATTTCCTTGGAATACCACGGGTATGATGCACTCTCCGTTGATGGAAATGAAGCCCTTGTGATTGAGAGTTCAATTGGGGAGTTGGTGCAACCGCAGGCCTTGGCTTATGAGATGGATGCCAATGGAGAGTTGGATTTGTTGGCTTGGCAGCCGGAGTATTTGGTTTCAGGGGGTGAGGTGACGTTTGATGCGATTGGGAGCTGGACCGGGGATTTGGTGATTGAGGTGAATTGGGGGTATGTTAGCTATGAGGCCGTTGGTGCAAAACGGTGGTGGGGAACTTACTTGGGAGGGAGCGGGAATGAATTTGCATACGACCTCACGATCGATCAGGCAGACAATCTATATGTTGCCGGCAGTACAGGAAGCTCCAATTTTCCGATATATGGTGGATCAATTTATCAACCTACATTTGGAGGCAATATCGATGCATTCGTTGGAAAATTCAATAATCAATATCATCGGGAGTGGATTTCATATTTTGGAGGAAATGGGGAAGATCAGGGATACGGGGTTGCCCATGATTTGAACAGTGGTACGGTATTTTTGTGTGGGGAAACAAATTCTTCGAATCCCAGCATTCCTTTTCCATACCAATTATCGATTTCAGGCTCTTATCAAGATGTACTGATAAAAGGATATATAGCTGGTTTTGACGATTTTACTGGTTCAATTAATTGGCTAACAGGCTTTGGAGGTCTTGGCACAACTTGTAAAAAGATTAAAACTGATGTGGACGGAAATATCTTTGTAGTTGGAAACTCGGAGCAACAGAGCCATTTGGTAACCTGCACACCACCAACTGGATTCTTCCCAATTTGTGTACCGGGTTCTGCTTATGGACAAGAATTGAGAGGCTCCATGAGCAGTATTTCTCAGGATGGGTTTATTGTAAAATTTACCCATGATCGCTCCTTGTATTGGAGTACATTTTTTGGAGGTGAAGAAAGTGAGAACCTTCATGGATTGGCAATTGACGATGCTCGGGACCTGCTTTACATCGTAGGTAGCACAAGCAGTTCCACAGTGTTGTTTACCACAGATCCCTTTCCTACCTGGAACCATAGCGGATATTTCCAGGATTTGAATATCCCGAGTATTGCAGGTGATGTTGATGGGTTTATTGCTCAATTTTCCACAAATGGGGAACCAAATTGGTCCACTTTTTTTGGAGGAACAGGGAATGATGAAATTACCGATGTTGAGGTAAGTGATGCCCCAAATTCCGAAGGCTACTTGATGATCTGTGGCCATACCACCAGCGACACTTATGCCGCTACAATGAATTTGGAACCAGGTTTTGGCAACGAAGGATTTCCTCACTTTAACGGTGGTTTGGCATTTGACGAGGCCTATGGAGGCGGAGATCATGATCCATTTGGGGCTATGTTTGACGACAAGGGAGATTGTATTTGGTCATCCTACCTTGGGGGAACGGAAGATGAGGGAATTCATTTCCGCTCACCAAGTATTTCGGTAACCGAAAGTGGAGCTTTTTACATAGGTGGCTTCACATACTGTGGTTCAAACTCCTCCGCTCAATACCCGCATTTCGTAACTAACAGTTCGTTTCGTAGCCAACCTACCCATGCAGGTGTCTCTGCAGCCAACTTGGTTGGTGATGCCTACTTGTTTCGGTTTAATAACAATGCCCAGTTCGAGTTTGGTACCTATTTTGGGGGAAATGATTTATTACACACACCACAAGGTGCCAATGACATACTAGGAGCGATCGAATGTGATGATTCACATGTTTATTTGGCAGGCGGGACGAGTTCGAATTCAAATTTTCCACTCAGTCGGCCGTTTTCAAACTCCTACTATTCCTCAGCAATTGGGGTTCCTAGCCAGACAAGTTCGTCGGCCTTTTTGGCCCAAATCCAGGTAGATCCTTTTGTTGGAATCGCAGCGCCACCAACTCAATTACCAGGAATTTCAATCTATCCAAACCCAAGTGCGGGCAAGGTTACCCTCGCGTGGCAAAGTAAAATGCCAAGTAAGGTCTTGATTAGCGTGTATAACAGTTTTGGACAACTTATTCTTCAAAATGATGGTTCTGAGGTAATTGGAGCAAACCAACAAGTTATCGATTTGACTGGACAGGCGCCGAGTCTATATATCGTCAACATTCGTAGTAAAAATGGGGAATTCTCCGCAAAAGTCATTTTGTTATGA
- a CDS encoding T9SS type A sorting domain-containing protein has translation MGIRLYDSLTNSIGDTIKFLGHWIGGDSTDICISQPVRIQDPTWTQNATISLYPNPTNSSFTLTLPPNTSTCTLKIHDITGREVAPARTYRAGDPPVDVAHLSAGLYFVEVRVKDRVEVVKLVKE, from the coding sequence ATGGGTATTCGTCTCTATGACAGTTTGACCAATTCGATTGGAGATACAATTAAATTCCTTGGTCACTGGATCGGCGGCGACTCCACCGACATCTGCATCTCCCAACCCGTCCGCATCCAAGACCCTACATGGACGCAAAATGCTACCATCTCCCTCTACCCCAATCCAACAAATTCATCCTTCACGCTGACCCTCCCGCCCAACACATCCACATGCACCCTCAAAATCCACGACATCACCGGCCGCGAGGTCGCGCCTGCCCGCACCTACCGCGCGGGTGACCCGCCTGTGGATGTGGCGCACCTGAGCGCAGGGCTGTATTTTGTGGAGGTGCGCGTCAAGGATCGGGTTGAGGTGGTGAAGTTGGTGAAGGAATAA